DNA from Ammospiza caudacuta isolate bAmmCau1 chromosome 6, bAmmCau1.pri, whole genome shotgun sequence:
CACACGCTGCCCGCGCCTAATGCTTCCCCGATCCTTAGATTAACGAAATGCGAGTCAAGCAGTTTCAGGATGCATTATCCTCTGCCACCAGAGCTCCCCGGCGCGGGTGCCCAGCGGGACCGGCCGCGCTGCCCGCCGCCAGCCGCGGCTGTGCCCGAGCcggggagcggccccggccccgccgaaAGGCTGCCCTCGGTGCGGGCACGGCCGCCACAGCGGCGGTACCGGGGCAGCGCACACCTGCGGGAGCCCGGCCGCGCACAGGTCGCGGCACCGGGCGCAGCGGCACCGCGAGCTAACGGGACGGCGCCGCGTCCCAGCCGGCCCCGGAGTTTGGAAACTCTCGGCAATCCCGCAGCCAGCGCAGCGCCCGCAACTTGGCCGGGGCTCGAGGGCGAGTGCACCGGAGAGACATCGCCTGTCCGGGCAGTACGGAGCCGCGAAACAGCCCCGCAGCGCCGGGAGCGGGCtgtgccgccgccgcccgcccgaGGGAGCCGCCGAACCGCGGGCAACCGGCCCCGAGCGCCGCCGCGATGCTGCGCTGACAGGGTCGCGACACGGCGACAGCGGCGGGTCCCACCGCCCGCCGTTCCCCTGCGCCGGGGGAGCGAAGGACACACGGCGCCGGCGCCCCTGCCCGCGGAGCTGCCGCGGGGTGCCCCGGCTCATCCCTCAGCGCTGCCCGCGGGATGCCCACCCCTCACCCCTCATCCCTCTCCCCTCCGCCGGACCGGGCGGGCGGCTGCCGCGCCGCAGCCACCAGTTGCGCTTCCCGCTGCGGTACCTCAGCTAAGACGGGATGACAAGTCCGCCCGCAGCCGAAGCCCTCTCGCAATGCAACAAGTGCCCGCCCGGGCGCGGCGGGAGGAGGCGGCGCGGGGGCGGTCGCGGTGCCGCCGCTCAGCGCTCGGGGCGCCCCAGCTGCCACTCACCGCGCCgcgcgcccggcgccgccgcgAGCCCGCCCCCCCCGCGCGCGCCCGGGCACTCTCTTGGGCCGCCGGGGACGCCGTACCGTGGGCCGCTACCATCAAGTACACGGGAGGGGGAGTAGGGCCGCTCAACCCGCCCGCTCGGCGTGTCGGGCCGGCCGGCGGCGGCGCGGTTTCCCCCGGCCGGGCGCGGTGGTGGCGGCCGGCGGCCATCGGCAGCAGAGGAGCCGCGCGGTGGGAGCCGCTCGCGGGGCTgagggcgggagcggcgccggCATCGGCCCCTCGCTCGCCTCCAGGTAGCCCTCGGGACCTGGGAGCTGCGGGGCAGCGCAGCCCTGAGCGCGCAGTGGCGGAGCGCGGTGTCCGCTCGCTTGGCCGGGGTTTGACGCGGGGTTTGTGTCGTTGCAGGCACAGCGCAGAAATGATCATCCCGGTCAGGTGCTTCACGTGCGGCAAGATAGTGGGGAACAAGTGGGAAGCCTACCTCGGCCTTCTGCAGGCGGAGTACACCGAAGGGTGGGTTTTATTTCTGCGTCCTTCGAGTCGTGCCTTGGGTGATACACAGAGCACAAGATCCCAGAGCcgctgggctgggaaggagctccGGAGATCATCCCTGCCGGCctccctgccaaggcagggccAGAGGCACAAGTGCAGGGTCGTGGCGTCTTGAAAGAGACGTAGAGAGGCTAAAAACCATTCTGAGATTGTTAACCAAAAGTTAGAAATTACAGTAGGCAACAAACTATTTGTTTCCCCACTGAATCTTTCAGGGAAGCAGTGGAAGTTGCCAAGTCGTGGCTATTGTACCCAAAACGTTCCCAAATATGGAACTGTACACATTTGCCCGTTTCTTCCCCTTCCATATACCCAGCTTTGACACCAACGTGATCAGTTTTttaaaaggagagaaggaaaaaatgttacAAGTTTAAGAAGTATTGAGCGTTTTAGTATTTTCCCTATCTTtattatttctctgcttttgtaTAGAAGTTTTGTGTTGTCATTGACAAATGCTCACTTGAAAACAATTGTGATCATTGGCTTGATTCTGGGGTGCTTGTTCAAACTAATGCAATTATGGTAAGAAGTAGAGTTTACAGATATCTAACAGCTAAAATCTTACAGTGCAGTACGGAATCACTGTTAATGGCAGCTTAAGAAATGGATGGACAAAATGGGAAGACTTATCTAAAGAATCAGCAGTTGAAAAAGGCACCCACACCTTTCTGTTTGTCCCTTAAAAGTGCTCTTTTTCCACAAGTCCTTGGAAGCTGGAGGAAAAGGCAAATACAACTAAAGTTGTATCAAAGCATAGAGTATGACTTCGGAAATTGTGATCAATGTTAGTATTTTGCATCTCCAATAACTGCAAGTGAGAGTTCAGAATTCTCCAGATAGCTCTTAAAATTTACATATCAACAGACATCAGATGCTTGGAAAATTGAGGCATCATGTGATGTTACTTATAAATATTCTTTGAAATGCCCTTCAGTGTTCTTATAGTTATCTAAAACAAGTTTTGCAGGTGCTGTCCTAGAAcgagcagccctgctgcactATCAATGGTTGCAAGGACTGAGTGACATCAGAGAAGCTGCCGGAAGTTGGCTCCTGCAGTTAGACTGTACTGCATGAAGCTAAACAACCTTTTACCATGGTCCAGCTTGGGCAGAGGCTTCCTTTCAGTCCTTTGTATTTTAGAAAAGTATCCATTGGCTTATTCCTGCAGGAGAATTACAAGTTCCAGGAAATTAAGTTTGTTTGGAGCAAATGCTTTATTGCACTGCATTGTATCAGTATCATCCTAAAGACCTGAGATCAGTCATGTCTTATGAGTGTCCCATTCTGAAGGAGCATCAGCCTGATTTATGGTTCAGAGGTGCCAGCTGAAGATCGTGGTAGTACCGTGACCTTTTAGAGGGGTGACAGCCACAGCCATGGGAAACACCCGCAGTGGTTCAGGCTGGGATGACTCAACATCCCCTACCCAAACATGAGAATCTGGAGCAGTCACTCTGAAGGAATTCAGTGGAAAGACTGTAAAACACTGATTTCTGTCCAGTCTGCACCTACTTAGTTGTGTGTATGTGGGGGGCAGGTTGTATAACCGAGTGCCTTCTCCCATGGGAGTTGGGAAGGATTGTAGCCATCCTCAGAATTAGCATCCCTGTGTGGGAGAGGTTGTGTTCCCAGTTATTTTAGTTGCTGTATATCTCACCTTTTTAGCGTGGCTCAGATCTTAAATTTATCTTGTGAAATGGGCAAGAATCATCCTCAGTTTACAGAAACATGTTAAAACAGTGCCCTCTGAAAACGGTGGCAGCTGGGGACCCTTCTCAGCAGCAGATCCTGTGCTCTGGCCGGCTGGAGGATGGGCAAACATGCTCAACAGCACTAGGTGGAAAAGGGCATTCAGCACATGCTGAATTTCTGTCTGTCTTTGAACTGCAAACAAATTTCCCTCTATGACTGAGCTCAAAGTAATCAGTGTGTTGCTTAGGAAACGCTTACAAGTGGTTCTGACTCACTTCATCTGTTGtgttttttaattgttgttCATTAATAGAGATGCCCTGGATGCCCTTGGCTTGAAGAGATACTGCTGCCGCAGAATGCTCCTCGCCCATGTGGATCTGATTGAGAAGCTTTTGAATTATGCACCCCTGGAGAAATGAGATGGAAAAAGCACTGTGCTGCAAGCCATGTGGAACCTATCTCTAATTTAAACTTGAAACTGGACTTCAGGCAATAAAGAATGAATGCCAACTGTAGTGCAACCATCAAGAGATGTTTATCTTCTGGATAAAATACTGCCCCAAGCCACTAACCTCTttcaaggaaacaaaagaaTGATGAAGTCCACTTAAACAAGATTTAGAGATTAAAAGTTTGGATGCTTCTTCTTAAATCAGTATTTGGAGTTGTGAACTTCTAGATGCTTCTGTCAGTAAAACCAAATGTTTGTCCATGTAGAAAAACtattatatttcattaaaatgttgaaataaaGGAGGTTTTTCCCTTGTAGTCTTCCTACAGTTTCTGGCTAAAGTAAAGTGTATGCTTGGATCTTGCTGGTTACCTTAAGGTTAGATGTACTGCTGAGTACCCAGTTCAGTGTCCTGCACtaggcaggcagggctgagctgtggttcCAGTGACATGGAAGTGGGTACATTTGTGAGGCATTGCTCCCAAAACCTGCTGGGGCCCACAGAGAACATTCCCTACCGCAGTTAAAATCAACTTGTGTTCTCTGCCCCGATCCTTACCAAACACTGGGGCTGCAGTATCACAAAAACACTGATTCAGATGGTGCAGTGCCTTCATTTAAGCAAAACATGTCTGAGTGTCTCCACGGAGAGCACTGGATGTGAGAATTGAGGCGTGCTGGTGTGAACAGGAtcaaagtgctgctgctgccaagcacCTGCACCCCTCTGTGGCTGGTACAAACACTTCCACCACTCATCATCTCAGCGACTTCACGTTGTGCTGCGGTGCTGCCTGCCCTGACAGAGGGGCTGCAAGGGAGagagggcagctggagctgcagggctgggaaaggtcACCTGTATCCAGACAGGCACTGACCGTGCCCCAGGGTCCCACCTTTCTCTTGCACAATCAGCTTGTAAGGTGGATCATGTTTTCACTCTGCTTTCTGTCATGCAGAAGATGCATTGTTGTGCATGGCACACCCTGTCCATGGCACAGGCATCTTACCTGAAAGTGAAGGAGGGTCACTCCTGCACCTGTGcaggtttgggattttctgCAAATGCAGCATTAGTTCATCATTACAGCAGCCCAGTAGAGAATGGGCTGGAAAAGGGGATAATTCCTTAGGATGCAGTCTCTTGCTGTTTGGTGCAATTAAACTCTTGGCACTCATGTATTAGCTTCAGGGTAAGAAGTATCTCTGTGGATTCTTTTCTGTAGCACAAAGAATCTGGTTTGAACAAACCCTGGGTTTACAGAAATAGTCATTATTTAATGTGCTTACTGGGTCAAACTTGTACCCACAAAGCTTAAAACTAGATTGTCTCACAAAATAAGAGGCAGGACTGCTGCTTGCCTTTGGCTATCACCCAAACAATCTTTACACTTGAACTTGCTTTTCAATTTACTACAAGACAATAGTAGATGTTTCTCATATTCAGCAATTCTTCACAGAAGACATTTTAAAACCTGTGCTTTACCCTAATGCAATGAGAATTAAGCAATTAATTCTAGCATTTGTTTCATAGTTGGTTGGGTAGCTTATGTTCTGCATGCCTGCCGTATTAGCAAGCTGAACACACtataaaaacaaacccaaaaaagccCTTCAGTTCTCAGGCAGGCTATTTTGTAAAAGGGACACTGAACTAGAGGATGACCTTTCCCCAGTGATCTGTAAGATGCTTTTCCCTGTCAGAGTGGGGTGTGCCGCAGCCCTGTGTGCAGCCTGTTCACAGATCCACGGCGGGCCCCGCTGGGAGCGCAGCAGCCCAGACGGGAACGTCTGGCAGAGGCAGCGTGCAGGAATGCCGTGCAGAAAGCTGGCCTGCATCACTGCCAGGGAACTGGATTAGATGAGCTGACAGGACTCGGTTTCTATCTGCAAAAGCAAATTTCTAATCTCGTTCTCTGCTTCAGAATAACATGTTTCTTTTCAAAGCGGGTGCCAAGTTGTCTGACATTAAAAGTTACGGCTCCTAAATACTTAATAATGCAAATGCAATCTGCAAAAACACAGCAGGCCTCGTTGAAAAAatgcaagggaaaaaagaaaaagccacctTGGTTGCTCTCATTACTATTCTCAAAACCAGGGTGCAGTGGAAGCCAGTGGCAGTCTGGTATCACTCCCTCTGACAGATGTTATCCAAGGAGCTGCAAAAACACCTGAGCAGCAAGACTCAGTCACAGCAGGCACTAACATTagctcctgcagcccttgaCACCCTGTGTGCACCACAGCTTTTCCTCAGGAGTCTGCAAATGCAGCATTAACCAAAAAATGTGGTAAAGCATACAGTTCATTGTGATCATGTGAAAAGTTATCTCGAGAGTTTTGTCCTTGGGAGGGttaggagcaggagcagagcttaAATCCTGTTGCAGAAAGAGTCTGAAATTTTCAATGGATTTCTATAAATCCCATCTTTCACCCCTGTTCATTGGTAACTAGAAAAGTAATTCCCTTTTTGCTGTCACTTCCCCTGTGCTACCTTCTGCAGCAGTTAATAACATAAGAGTATTGGATGTGCTTTTTACCTGCCAGATGTCTTTGGGAAGAGTCATTAAATATGCTCACAACAACCACAGTTTTTCAAGACAATGTAAAATATGTGTAtacacaaaagaaacaaaaaagcttCAGTTTTCCCTCAACCAGAAAAAGAAGCCCTTAACAAAATCAACAGATAGGTAGCAGcgggaaaaaaagaagataaatggTAGTGAATATGCAGTCCTTAATTACATTAAGAATTCTGTCAGTTGGAAGGtttttgaaaaatacaaaatcccACCACTCCTCTGCAGTCACTTATTCATTTTACATGTAAAAcattttggaaatttttcaaGTCTGTCTTGAAAAGCTGTTGCAGGGCTTGCACTAACCCCAGtcgtggtttaaccccagcagCAACCAAGCCCCCCACAGCCACTCGCTCACTTCCCACCAGCAGGAATGACCCTCTCTGGGGAGAGAATCAGAGGGGTAAAAGCTGGAAACTCGTGGGTGGagataaaggcagtttaataGGGAAGGCAAAAGCTGatcacacaagcaaagcaaaacaaggaattaattcactgcttcccatgggcaggcaggtgtttggacatctccaggagagcagggccccatcagGTGTAATAATttcttgggaagacaaatggcATCACTTTACATACTGATATAATTTGGTCTGGAacatccctttggtcagttggggtcacctgtcctgccTGAGTCTCCTCCCACCCTCCCATCCTCCTCCCCAGCATGGCAAtaccaaaagcagaaaaggccttggctctgtgtgagccctgctcagcaacaacaaaaacatctctgtattgccaaccctgtgttcagcacaagtccaaaccacagccccataccagccactgtgaagagAATTAGCTCTAGCCCAGCCAAAGCCAGCACACCTAGCGTTGGGAAAGCAAGCAGGCACAATCAGAAGTGTGACAGAAGACCCTCTGTCACCCAAGCCACAGCCTCCCCTCACACATCACAAACATCCCAGAAGAACAAAGCAGTGCCTGCGACACACAGTGGGAGCTGAGGTGGTGGAAGTACAGAGGAGCTGCTTAGGGAGCTCAGCCTCCTGCTTCAACCTGGAGCATCAGCAccaagctctgtgtgtgcttggAAAGCTTTACGTTTGTTGAAATgacaattttaaacaaaaaaaccttcttGATCATACTTCTGAGTCCATCTGCAGGAAGGAAGTGAAATGCTTTTGTGCCGATCTGTAATGAGCCTCAGGTTTTATATCTCAAAAGGAATTTTGCTCTGAAAAACCTCCTTTAGTGAGGGTCTCACCCCAGGGTGATTTACTGAGAGATGTGTGCTGGGCTTTTGTTCTTCCCATGACTTTTCCCTAAATGCAGTCTGGAATTAGATACTGAAGTCTGACTTCTTGTATATGTTTCTTGTCTATATGAAGAAATATGAAAACTCTCAAAATTCTGATTAAAACCATTACACAGACCCTCATAACAGTGTATTTCCATCAAAATGTCTAACTAGCCCCATGGCTACAAACCTATATTTCACTGATAATAATCTGTGAGAATCCAGAACAGGAGCTACCTCTTTCCCTGCAAATGGCCCTAGAAGAAAAATCAATCCTTGCCCTGACAAAAAAAGgagcaaacaaaaccagaactaAATAGCCTATTTTACTCTAGAATCAGTGTAATTCCAAATAGTTTCTAACTTCAGTATGGATCCTGGAAGAAAATAGCATGTCTACTTTAACCCCTCTCAGAGCAGACCCATGTACATCCACTTGAGCTCAATTAGCCAGCAGGATTTTCTTATTACTGAAACTTCTCAATTGAGACATCTCCAAGACGATGTTGCTTTCACCTGGCTCTGACTGCCCAGAATATGAACATAGATTTGCTTTCCCCTTCAGTGCATTTGCACCACGATTTACATTGTGGCTTTGC
Protein-coding regions in this window:
- the POLR2L gene encoding DNA-directed RNA polymerases I, II, and III subunit RPABC5 — protein: MIIPVRCFTCGKIVGNKWEAYLGLLQAEYTEGDALDALGLKRYCCRRMLLAHVDLIEKLLNYAPLEK